The following is a genomic window from uncultured Draconibacterium sp..
TCGCCATTGTTTCGGGGATACAAACCGGAATAAAATTGCATCTGTTTTTATCCTGAAGCAGACTTTCTATCCGCTTGACTGTTTTCTTCAAACTTAGAATAAAGGCGTCCACCTCATCCTGTTTATAACTACCCGAAAAGCTGGTGACCATGTAACGGTATTTCCACCGCATTTTAGCAGCTACCTTAATCCATGCATCAAGCATTCCTGGCGATGAAATCAGGCGCAACGCATGGCCTGTTGGTGCGGTATCAACAACATATTTGTCGTACTGGCCTTCCTCAATGAAATCGATGATCGTTTTAAAACTCATGATTTCATCAATCCCAGGTAACGACAAACCAAGCATTTCGTTGATGTCGTCGTTATCAAGATTGGTTGATGTCGTCAACAATTTTTTTAGTTGGCTTTGGTGTGCTCCTTTAAATATAGATAGTGCCTCGTCGGCAACTACCTCAATGGCCGACAGGCCGGGTACATCATCAACCTTCGCCACTTTATAGCCAATTTGCTGTCCCAGACAATCCGATACTGAATGTGCCGGATCGGTTGAAATAAGTAAAGTCCTGTAGTTCTCAGAAAGGGCCAGGGCTGTAGCAACGGCACAACTGGTTTTTCCAACACCTCCTTTGCCTCCAAAGATGATGAGCTTCAGATCGCTGTTTTCTAGTCCAGTTAGTACCATTGTTTTATTTCTTGATCTTGATTTCGAGGATGCCATTGGTGAATTTATGGCTTAAATCAGTCTGCATTGCTTTTATCGAAAGCAGGATTTCTTTGCGATAAGTCCTGTTTTTACCTGTTGCCAAGATTTCCAGAATGTCTTCTTTCAAGTCAATTTTTATATCGTTTTCCTCAATTCCCGGCATCTCGGCAATAACAACAATTTCGTCTTTTTCGTCGAAGAGGTCGGTAATAGGTTCGCGTTCGTCGTCAACTTTGGGGCCTTCGGGCGTTTTTTTGATGTTTCCAAATGTTTCCACTTTTGGAGACCCTCCACTTGCGGTATTGATTGTAAAACCATAAACGCCTTTCATGCCTTTTTGGATCTCATCAAGATTTAGTTCACCTTCCTTACTTATGGTACCTTTTTCTTCAAGTTTCCCTGCCAGGTCGACCAGTTTTTCAACGCCTTTGAACAAACTGCCAAGGCCGAACAGTTCAAACCCGGCTTCTTCTTTTTTGTTTTTCTTTTTATCGTCTTCCATTTTCAAGAATTTAAAAAAAAACTATAATGGTTTTTATTTTCTATTAGCTCCTTCCAGCTTCTCGATCCGGGCCAGTAACTGATCCCTTTCATCTTCTCTTGCTCTTGCAGAAAGGTATGGGTCGTCCTGCCACCAGTTGATACCCATTTCAAGTGCTTTGTCAACACCACAAACCAAAAGCCTTATTTTGATTGTCAATAAATCAATATCTGCAATTTTGACCTGGATGTCGCCAACGATAACGATACCTTTGTCTAAAACAAGTTCCAAAACATCGCGGATCGATGAAGTGCCAGTTGATGTGGTAAGTTGTGTATCTGACATAATGTTGTTTTTACTTTTATTCTGAAAAATCATCTCAGTTTCCCGAGCGATCCTAAATCAATGTTTAAATCATCCTCTTCAAGTCCGAAAACTAACCGGAGCTCTTCAATTTTCGTTTCAATGGCTTCCAGATTTAAGCCCAGTTTCTGGACTTCCATATCGGTAAGCTCATCCCGTTCAACTCTTCTCATGGCTTCTCTTTCCACTAAATCAACAATGAGTTTAATCAGGGTTAAAACCAACTGCGCCAATCCACCTTCAACTTGTTCAGGAACATCGGCATTAATCATTTGATTAATATGTTTTTGTGCTTCTTCAATTTGCCGTTCCAATTTCTGCAAGAAAACTTCATCACCCAGTTCGTTAACATGAACATCGTCAACCCTTTCTCCTTGCTGAGATGATAATTTCGACAAGGAAACAATGATTACCCTGAGCGAAATCGCCAGCATGTCTAAATCTGCAATCCTGATAACCACATCTCCGTGAAGTACAGCGCCTTTATCAACAACCACATCCAAAGCATCAACCAGTGTCGCACTTTTATCTTCCGAATCAGCCATAGTTTTCTATTTATGTAAAATGATAAGAAGGCCAGGGCCCACTTGTTTCAATGTTTATTCCCTGCCTTTTGAATTTTTCTTTAAATGCTTCTGCTTTTGCTTTAAATTCATTTAGTCGTGATTCTTCAACTAAATAGAATCCATTCAAAATCATTTGTTCAACCATCAAGGTAAAGTCCTTTTCCAGAATTTTGGCTTTATGAATGCTGACTGCCGAATCGGTCAAACTTTCGTAAATTTCATTGGTGATTTTGCTTAATTCCTTTTCTTTTATTTCGTCGATTGCAGAACTTATCTTCTTTTTGGCAAAAAAGGACATTCCTTTTGGTAAAGCTTCGGCTTCCTTTTTTCTGGCCAGTAATTCTTCATTTTCGTTCTCAATAAACTCATCGAAAGCTTTCGCATCCAGAAATGCTTTTATTCCCCACTCCTGTTTCCCGGCTAAAAATTCCAGGCTTGTTCTGAATTTCTCCTGATTACTATAAATGGTTTCCTGCAAATTCTCCCTGGTTTTAAATATTACCCCAAATTGCATTGGAATAACAGGAATAACTTCGCCGCTTTCGGCCCTCATACTCTGCTCTATTATCTCTTCGTGTATTTGGGCTTTTCCTTTTATCCAATCCAGATCTTCTTCTGCTTTTTTTTGAATTTCCTTTGAACTAAATTCTTCGATAGATACTTCGCTGACTACTGCTTCCAAATCCAGAAAAGGAATGGTTTGAACTTTTCCATCTCCCGACATCGTTTGCACTGCAGTAACCGTTTCATCGCGTTTAAGCCTGACACAATAGAGATACAATCCGATTTCCATTCGATTATATTTTATCGTCAATACTCAATCGACATGGTTTTCCATTCCGATTTAATCGAATCTGGTTTTGTCGATTCGTATTTACTCATTTGTATTGCTTTTTTATCATTATGTGCCTGTATCTCATCCAACCTGTTCTGAATGATTTCGAGCCTTTGAATAATCCGGATTTTCTCATTTTCCAACCGCGACCTTTCTTTTTCATACATGTGCAGTTTGATAAAATCAGACTCTTCCTTATTTGGGATACCTGATTTGGCAACATTTTGCATCGACTTGATGCTCTGAAGCCCTTTTATGGAAGTTGATATAGGCATATTGAATTTTATTTGATTGATAAATTGTTTTGAAAATTGATTAGCAATTAAGATCTATTAAGTCGTTTACAATTGACCGTACTTTTTCCTGATTGGTTTTTGAACCTACCCGACTGGTCTCCGAAGTGAGGATGTCCTGGCAAATCAACCGAAACATTTCGTTTTGTTTCGAAGGAGATGAATTCAATGTTGCCAACGTTTTTGCAATCATAATCGAACCGCGGACTGTTGGGTCAAATTCGGTTCTTCCTGAATCGCGTAACCCTCTTACAACTTTTACAATCTTCTCGGTATCTTCAAGCGTAAGGTCTGATTTTGCCATGGTTATTTTCAATTCTGTTTCGTAATCGAAATGATCCAGATCCATGGTTACCATCCGGTCGCGAAGAGCATCCTGTGTACGATTAACGCCTGCATACTCTTCCGGGTTTGAAGTAAAAATAGCGCAGAAATTGGGGTGTACTTTCATGTAATAGTCTTCTTCTTTCCCTGCCGAGGTACTCATCATCCGTTCCTGAAGGATAGGCAAAAGAATGTTATTGGCTTCGGCGCGCGAACGGGTAAATTCGTCGTAAAGCAGGGTGAACCCATTTTTCACAGCAATTGTCAAGCGATTGTTCACCCACTTTTTTTCCATGTCCTCTTCTTGCTTGTGGACAGTGTGGATAAATTTATCATCCAACTTACGAAAGCGGTAGCCCGACTCACTACCAACCAGATCGGAAGTTTTGTATTCCGAATCGCCATGAATAATGACAACTGGCCGGCCAATTTTACTGGCCAGGTGCATAGCCACGGTTGTTTTCCCTGTTCCTGATGGCCCTCTGAAATGCACAGGAAATCCTGCTTTAATATAAGTCAGTCCCCTGTCGGTGATATCTTTAACATACTCTGTCTCTACAAAATCAGCCATTTGGCGAGGCTCAAGTATCGTATTCGTTTCGTTATTACTACTCATCGTTATTCGTTTGATCGATCGTTAATTAAATTCGTTTTCTGGCAATTGGGCCATGGTGTCTGCCATTATTCTCCGGGCCTCTTCAATATCATTTTTTGTTTGTTCACGGGTTTGGAAAAAAGACTCTCGCATGGCAATAAACTTGTTCAGCGCCACCTCCCTTTTTTGTAAACTTCTTCTGATATTATCGCCTATGTTATTCATTGGATATTTCTATTTGTTAGTAGCCAATTATTGAATGAACAATTCGAAGC
Proteins encoded in this region:
- a CDS encoding ArsA family ATPase — protein: MVLTGLENSDLKLIIFGGKGGVGKTSCAVATALALSENYRTLLISTDPAHSVSDCLGQQIGYKVAKVDDVPGLSAIEVVADEALSIFKGAHQSQLKKLLTTSTNLDNDDINEMLGLSLPGIDEIMSFKTIIDFIEEGQYDKYVVDTAPTGHALRLISSPGMLDAWIKVAAKMRWKYRYMVTSFSGSYKQDEVDAFILSLKKTVKRIESLLQDKNRCNFIPVCIPETMAISETVRLLSDLENFKINARQIIVNHVMVSEDCSFCKRRKAGQQKYIRQIGETFNEMNRVEVPEFAEEIQGLESLKELRGFLFGK
- a CDS encoding Hsp20/alpha crystallin family protein yields the protein MEDDKKKNKKEEAGFELFGLGSLFKGVEKLVDLAGKLEEKGTISKEGELNLDEIQKGMKGVYGFTINTASGGSPKVETFGNIKKTPEGPKVDDEREPITDLFDEKDEIVVIAEMPGIEENDIKIDLKEDILEILATGKNRTYRKEILLSIKAMQTDLSHKFTNGILEIKIKK
- a CDS encoding gas vesicle protein; this translates as MSDTQLTTSTGTSSIRDVLELVLDKGIVIVGDIQVKIADIDLLTIKIRLLVCGVDKALEMGINWWQDDPYLSARAREDERDQLLARIEKLEGANRK
- the gvpJ gene encoding gas vesicle protein GvpJ, with the protein product MADSEDKSATLVDALDVVVDKGAVLHGDVVIRIADLDMLAISLRVIIVSLSKLSSQQGERVDDVHVNELGDEVFLQKLERQIEEAQKHINQMINADVPEQVEGGLAQLVLTLIKLIVDLVEREAMRRVERDELTDMEVQKLGLNLEAIETKIEELRLVFGLEEDDLNIDLGSLGKLR
- a CDS encoding GvpL/GvpF family gas vesicle protein translates to MEIGLYLYCVRLKRDETVTAVQTMSGDGKVQTIPFLDLEAVVSEVSIEEFSSKEIQKKAEEDLDWIKGKAQIHEEIIEQSMRAESGEVIPVIPMQFGVIFKTRENLQETIYSNQEKFRTSLEFLAGKQEWGIKAFLDAKAFDEFIENENEELLARKKEAEALPKGMSFFAKKKISSAIDEIKEKELSKITNEIYESLTDSAVSIHKAKILEKDFTLMVEQMILNGFYLVEESRLNEFKAKAEAFKEKFKRQGINIETSGPWPSYHFT
- the gvpN gene encoding gas vesicle protein GvpN, whose amino-acid sequence is MSSNNETNTILEPRQMADFVETEYVKDITDRGLTYIKAGFPVHFRGPSGTGKTTVAMHLASKIGRPVVIIHGDSEYKTSDLVGSESGYRFRKLDDKFIHTVHKQEEDMEKKWVNNRLTIAVKNGFTLLYDEFTRSRAEANNILLPILQERMMSTSAGKEEDYYMKVHPNFCAIFTSNPEEYAGVNRTQDALRDRMVTMDLDHFDYETELKITMAKSDLTLEDTEKIVKVVRGLRDSGRTEFDPTVRGSIMIAKTLATLNSSPSKQNEMFRLICQDILTSETSRVGSKTNQEKVRSIVNDLIDLNC